From Magnolia sinica isolate HGM2019 chromosome 13, MsV1, whole genome shotgun sequence, one genomic window encodes:
- the LOC131223207 gene encoding ABC transporter C family member 3-like isoform X1, which translates to MATFNARNDGIFMLFSHPSPYMHKALTFLQNPIFLHGFSAFTHFAFILLLSMTWVIKGCNMGGHGHSKERLKDGSFLFYKPALFSSLGLSLFHLVLCILNYFVWYQYGWCDENLSTQLDLALRTLAWFMISAYLHFKFRSSEEEKFPIVLKIWWFFYFFMCCSFIVLDLVYYQKPGILPTHMWVLDFGSVLVGLFLCYAGLFGKKNREEEAHLLEEPLLNENSVGGSRKKSKKDNVTPYANASLFSLLTFSWMSPLLKVGYKKTLDIDDVPQLADDDSVNGVFPVFKNKLEEDSSNGVGTLKLVKALFFTVWKEVLWTALFALVYTVSSYVGPYLIDAFVQYLNGHSEFANEGYVLVSTFFIAKIIECLSQRRWFFKLQQAGIRARAALVAMIYKKGLSLSSQSRQGHTSGEIINFMSVDAERVGDFSWYMHELWIVPVQVILALLILYKNLGLASIAAFVATVVVMLMNVPLGKLQENYQGKLMKSKDVRMKATSEILRNMRILKLQGWEMKFLSKIVELRKDETSWLKKYVYTSAMTTFVFWGAPTFVSVITFGACMLMGIPLESGKILSALATFRILQEPIYNLPDTISMVAQTKVSLDRISSFLRLEDLQPDVVERLPEGSSDVAVEISNGNFSWDLSSANPTLKDLNFRVLHGMRVAVCGTVGSGKSSLLSCILGEVPKISGTIKLCGTKAYVAQSPWIQSGKIEENILFGKEMDREKYEHVLEACSLKKDLEILSFGDQTVIGERGINLSGGQKQRIQIARALYQDADIYLFDDPFSAVDAHTGTHLFKECLLGILGSKTVIYVTHQVEFLPSADLILVMRDGRITQAGKYNDILNSGTDFMELVGAHKQALSALDAVETEPDSQASNSVEDGSCDAGSRKQSPHKDTEKREDQNGKMGEIIGQKGQLVQEEEREKGKVGLSVYWKYITTAYGGALVPFVLLAQILFQGLQIGSNYWMAWAAPVSKDTRAPVEGLVLILVYVALAIGSSICVFVRSLILVTAGYKTATQLFNKMHMCIFRAPMSFFDSTPSGRILNRASTDQSAVDTSIPFQFGGTANAIIQLLGIIAVMSQVAWQVLIVFIPVIATCIWYQQYYIPTARELARLVGVCKAPNIQHFAESLSGSTTIRSFDQESRFMDTNLCLIDGYSRPKFHTAGAMEWLCFRLDMLSSITFAFCLVFLITMPKGIIDPGIAGLAVTYGLNLNMIAGWVVWNLCNLENKIISVERIFQYISISSEPLLVIETNRPDPNWPAEGKVDIHDLQVRYAPHMPLVLRGLTCTFPAGMKTGIVGRTGSGKTTLIQTLFRIVDPVAGKILIDGLDISTIGLHDLRSRLSIIPQDPTMFEGTVRSNLDPLEEYTDEQIWEALDRCQLGDEVRRKEGKLDSAVVENGENWSMGQRQLVCLGRVILKKSKVLVLDEATASVDTATDNLIQQTLRQQFFGCTVITIAHRITSVLHSDMVLLLDNGLIVEYDSPKKLLENKSSSFSRLVAEYTVRSNSSFENLVNL; encoded by the exons ATGGCTACTTTCAATGCTCGAAACGATGGCATATTCATGCTCTTCTCACACCCATCTCCCTACATGCATAAAGCCCTTACTTTTCTCCAAAATCCCATCTTTCTACATGGCTTTTCAGCCTTCACCCATTTTGCTTTCATTCTTCTTCTATCTATGACATGGGTCATTAAGGGATGTAACATGGGTGGCCATGGACATTCAAAAGAGAGGTTGAAAGACGGTAGCTTTTTATTTTACAAACCCGCCCTTTTCTCTTCTTTGGGTCTGTCTCTGTTTCATCTCGTTCTTTGCATTCTCAACTACTTTGTTTGGTATCAATATGGTTGGTGTGATGAAAATCTCTCCACCCAATTGGATTTGGCTCTTAGAACTCTTGCTTGGTTCATGATCTCAGCCTACTTGCATTTCAAGTTCCGCAGTTCAGAAGAGGAGAAATTCCCAATTGTTCTGAAGATTTGGTGGTTCTTCTACTTCTTCATGTGTTGTTCTTTCATCGTTCTGGACCTGGTTTACTATCAGAAACCCGGAATTCTGCCCACACATATGtgggttttggattttgggtCGGTTCTGGTTGGTTTGTTCCTTTGTTACGCTGGATTATTCGGAAAGAAGAACAGAGAAGAAGAGGCGCACCTTCTTGAAGAGCCTCTTTTGAATGAAAATAGCGTCGGTGGGTCTCGCAAGAAGAGTAAGAAGGATAATGTAACTCCATATGCAAATGCTAGTCTGTTTAGTCTTCTTACTTTCTCTTGGATGAGTCCGTTGCTTAAAGTCGGTTATAAGAAGACATTAGACATCGATGATGTTCCTCAGCTTGCTGATGACGATAGCGTTAATGGGGTCTTCCCTGTTTTCAAAAATAAGCTAGAAGAAGATAGTAGTAATGGAGTAGGAACACTAAAATTGGTGAAAGCGTTGTTTTTCACTGTTTGGAAAGAAGTGCTGTGGACAGCTTTGTTCGCGCTTGTATACACAGTGTCTTCTTATGTGGGTCCCTACCTTATCGATGCCTTTGTTCAATACCTCAATGGCCATAGTGAATTCGCGAATGAAGGGTATGTTTTGGTTTCCACATTCTTCATTGCGAAGATTATTGAATGCCTTTCGCAGCGGCGTTGGTTCTTTAAGCTGCAGCAGGCTGGAATCCGGGCCCGAGCAGCTTTGGTTGCAATGATTTATAAGAAGGGCCTGTCACTGTCAAGCCAGTCAAGGCAGGGCCATACCAGTGGAGAGATCATAAATTTCATGAGCGTCGATGCTGAGAGGGTGGGGGATTTCAGTTGGTATATGCATGAGCTATGGATAGTTCCTGTGCAAGTTATACTGGCTTTGCTGATCTTGTACAAGAATCTTGGGCTGGCTTCAATTGCGGCTTTTGTTGCAACTGTGGTTGTTATGTTGATGAATGTCCCGTTGGGGAAGTTACAAGAGAATTACCAGGGCAAGTTGATGAAATCTAAAGACGTACGGATGAAGGCGACGTCTGAGATCCTTCGGAACATGAGGATCCTCAAGCTCCAAGGGTGGGAGATGAAGTTCTTGTCCAAGATAGTTGAGCTAAGGAAAGATGAAACAAGCTGGTTGAAGAAATATGTGTACACCTCAGCCATGACCACATTTGTTTTCTGGGGTGCACCCACATTCGTGTCTGTGATCACGTTTGGAGCTTGTATGCTTATGGGGATACCGCTAGAATCGGGAAAGATTCTATCTGCTCTTGCGACATTCAGGATATTGCAGGAGCCCATTTATAATCTCCCCGATACGATTTCCATGGTTGCGCAGACAAAGGTTTCTCTTGATAGAATTTCGTCGTTCCTTCGCCTTGAAGACCTTCAGCCCGATGTTGTAGAGAGGCTTCCGGAAGGTAGTTCTGATGTTGCAGTTGAAATAAGCAATGGGAATTTCTCTTGGGATCTCTCTTCTGCGAATCCTACTTTGAAAGATTTGAATTTCCGAGTTTTGCATGGGATGAGGGTGGCCGTTTGTGGAACAGTTGGGTCGGGAAAGTCGAGCTTGCTTTCTTGCATCTTAGGAGAAGTGCCGAAGATATCTGGGACCATTAAATTGTGTGGGACCAAGGCCTATGTTGCTCAATCACCTTGGATACAGAGCGGGAAAATCGAAGAAAATATATTGTTTGGTAAGGAAATGGATAGGGAGAAGTATGAGCACGTTCTTGAAGCGTGTTCTCTGAAGAAAGACTTGGAGATTCTATCATTTGGCGATCAGACTGTCATTGGCGAGCGAGGAATCAACTTGAGTGGTGGCCAGAAGCAAAGAATACAGATCGCACGTGCTCTATACCAGGATGCAGACATTTATCTGTTTGACGATCCTTTTAGTGCTGTTGATGCTCATACAGGAACCCATTTATTTAAG GAGTGTCTGCTCGGGATTTTAGGATCGAAGACGGTGATCTATGTTACCCATCAAGTAGAGTTTTTGCCTTCCGCTGACCTTATCCTG GTAATGAGAGATGGGAGGATTACACAAGCCGGAAAATACAATGACATTCTCAATTCGGGAACAGATTTTATGGAACTTGTCGGTGCGCATAAGCAAGCCTTGTCAGCCCTTGATGCTGTGGAGACAGAGCCTGACTCACAAGCAAGTAATAGTGTGGAAGATGGTTCGTGTGATGCTGGAAGCAGAAAACAATCCCCACACAAGGACACAGAGAAGAGAGAGGATCAGAATGGTAAAATGGGTGAAATAATCGGGCAGAAGGGGCAGCTAGttcaagaagaagaaagggagaaaggcAAGGTTGGCCTATCAGTCTATTGGAAATACATTACAACGGCTTACGGAGGAGCTCTCGTACCATTCGTATTGCTGGCCCAGATTCTCTTTCAGGGTCTTCAGATTGGAAGCAATTACTGGATGGCTTGGGCGGCTCCTGTCTCAAAAGATACGAGAGCTCCAGTTGAAGGCTTGGTTCTCATTCTCGTCTATGTTGCTTTGGCCATTGGAAGCTCCATTTGTGTCTTTGTAAGATCGTTGATTCTCGTTACAGCTGGATATAAGACGGCGACTCAATTGTTCAATAAGATGCATATGTGTATATTCCGAGCTCCCATGTCATTCTTTGATTCCACTCCAAGCGGACGAATCCTCAATAGA GCATCGACTGATCAAAGTGCAGTAGATACAAGCATTCCCTTTCAATTTGGGGGAACTGCCAATGCAATCATTCAGCTGCTGGGAATCATTGCTGTAATGTCTCAGGTTGCGTGGCAGGTTCTCATCGTTTTCATCCCTGTTATTGCAACCTGCATTTGGTATCAG CAATATTACATACCAACAGCACGAGAGTTAGCACGTCTTGTTGGAGTCTGCAAGGCTCCCAACATACAGCACTTTGCTGAATCTTTATCAGGATCGACGACAATCAGGAGTTTCGATCAGGAATCAAGATTCATGGATACGAACCTGTGTCTGATCGATGGGTATTCACGACCCAAGTTTCATACTGCTGGCGCAATGGAGTGGCTGTGCTTCCGCTTGGATAtgttatcatccatcacattcgcCTTTTGTTTGGTTTTCTTGATAACCATGCCAAAGGGTATAATAGATCCAG GCATTGCGGGCTTAGCAGTAACGTACGGACTTAATTTAAACATGATCGCAGGTTGGGTTGTATGGAATCTGTGCAATCTTGAGAACAAAATCATATCTGTTGAGAGAATATTTCAATACATTAGCATTTCTAGTGAGCCCCTTCTTGTCATAGAAACTAATAGGCCAGACCCTAACTGGCCAGCAGAAGGAAAAGttgatattcatgatttgcaG GTCCGTTATGCCCCACATATGCCTCTTGTTTTGAGAGGTCTTACATGCACTTTCCCAGCCGGGATGAAGACTGGTATCGTTGGGAGGACAGGCAGTGGAAAAACCACTCTCATACAGACACTCTTCCGCATTGTTGATCCAGTTGCGGGTAAGATTCTGATAGATGGCCTTGACATTTCTACTATAGGACTGCATGATCTGCGATCCAGATTGAGCATCATCCCGCAAGACCCGACTATGTTTGAAGGGACTGTGCGTAGTAACCTTGACCCTCTTGAAGAGTATACAGATGAACAGATTTGGGAG GCTCTAGATCGGTGCCAGCTAGGGGACGAAGTACGGAGAAAGGAAGGAAAGCTTGACTCTGCAG TGGTTGAAAATGGAGAGAACTGGAGCATGGGTCAGAGGCAGCTGGTGTGTCTGGGACGGGTGATACTGAAGAAGAGCAAGGTCTTGGTACTCGACGAAGCAACCGCTTCAGTTGATACTGCGACTGACAACCTAATTCAGCAAACACTAAGGCAACAGTTCTTTGGCTGTACAGTCATCACGATTGCACATCGGATAACATCCGTTCTACATAGCGACATGGTCTTGCTTCTTGATAATG
- the LOC131223207 gene encoding ABC transporter C family member 3-like isoform X2, with protein sequence MATFNARNDGIFMLFSHPSPYMHKALTFLQNPIFLHGFSAFTHFAFILLLSMTWVIKGCNMGGHGHSKERLKDGSFLFYKPALFSSLGLSLFHLVLCILNYFVWYQYGWCDENLSTQLDLALRTLAWFMISAYLHFKFRSSEEEKFPIVLKIWWFFYFFMCCSFIVLDLVYYQKPGILPTHMWVLDFGSVLVGLFLCYAGLFGKKNREEEAHLLEEPLLNENSVGGSRKKSKKDNVTPYANASLFSLLTFSWMSPLLKVGYKKTLDIDDVPQLADDDSVNGVFPVFKNKLEEDSSNGVGTLKLVKALFFTVWKEVLWTALFALVYTVSSYVGPYLIDAFVQYLNGHSEFANEGYVLVSTFFIAKIIECLSQRRWFFKLQQAGIRARAALVAMIYKKGLSLSSQSRQGHTSGEIINFMSVDAERVGDFSWYMHELWIVPVQVILALLILYKNLGLASIAAFVATVVVMLMNVPLGKLQENYQGKLMKSKDVRMKATSEILRNMRILKLQGWEMKFLSKIVELRKDETSWLKKYVYTSAMTTFVFWGAPTFVSVITFGACMLMGIPLESGKILSALATFRILQEPIYNLPDTISMVAQTKVSLDRISSFLRLEDLQPDVVERLPEGSSDVAVEISNGNFSWDLSSANPTLKDLNFRVLHGMRVAVCGTVGSGKSSLLSCILGEVPKISGTIKLCGTKAYVAQSPWIQSGKIEENILFGKEMDREKYEHVLEACSLKKDLEILSFGDQTVIGERGINLSGGQKQRIQIARALYQDADIYLFDDPFSAVDAHTGTHLFKECLLGILGSKTVIYVTHQVEFLPSADLILVMRDGRITQAGKYNDILNSGTDFMELVGAHKQALSALDAVETEPDSQASNSVEDGSCDAGSRKQSPHKDTEKREDQNGKMGEIIGQKGQLVQEEEREKGKVGLSVYWKYITTAYGGALVPFVLLAQILFQGLQIGSNYWMAWAAPVSKDTRAPVEGLVLILVYVALAIGSSICVFVRSLILVTAGYKTATQLFNKMHMCIFRAPMSFFDSTPSGRILNRQYYIPTARELARLVGVCKAPNIQHFAESLSGSTTIRSFDQESRFMDTNLCLIDGYSRPKFHTAGAMEWLCFRLDMLSSITFAFCLVFLITMPKGIIDPGIAGLAVTYGLNLNMIAGWVVWNLCNLENKIISVERIFQYISISSEPLLVIETNRPDPNWPAEGKVDIHDLQVRYAPHMPLVLRGLTCTFPAGMKTGIVGRTGSGKTTLIQTLFRIVDPVAGKILIDGLDISTIGLHDLRSRLSIIPQDPTMFEGTVRSNLDPLEEYTDEQIWEALDRCQLGDEVRRKEGKLDSAVVENGENWSMGQRQLVCLGRVILKKSKVLVLDEATASVDTATDNLIQQTLRQQFFGCTVITIAHRITSVLHSDMVLLLDNGLIVEYDSPKKLLENKSSSFSRLVAEYTVRSNSSFENLVNL encoded by the exons ATGGCTACTTTCAATGCTCGAAACGATGGCATATTCATGCTCTTCTCACACCCATCTCCCTACATGCATAAAGCCCTTACTTTTCTCCAAAATCCCATCTTTCTACATGGCTTTTCAGCCTTCACCCATTTTGCTTTCATTCTTCTTCTATCTATGACATGGGTCATTAAGGGATGTAACATGGGTGGCCATGGACATTCAAAAGAGAGGTTGAAAGACGGTAGCTTTTTATTTTACAAACCCGCCCTTTTCTCTTCTTTGGGTCTGTCTCTGTTTCATCTCGTTCTTTGCATTCTCAACTACTTTGTTTGGTATCAATATGGTTGGTGTGATGAAAATCTCTCCACCCAATTGGATTTGGCTCTTAGAACTCTTGCTTGGTTCATGATCTCAGCCTACTTGCATTTCAAGTTCCGCAGTTCAGAAGAGGAGAAATTCCCAATTGTTCTGAAGATTTGGTGGTTCTTCTACTTCTTCATGTGTTGTTCTTTCATCGTTCTGGACCTGGTTTACTATCAGAAACCCGGAATTCTGCCCACACATATGtgggttttggattttgggtCGGTTCTGGTTGGTTTGTTCCTTTGTTACGCTGGATTATTCGGAAAGAAGAACAGAGAAGAAGAGGCGCACCTTCTTGAAGAGCCTCTTTTGAATGAAAATAGCGTCGGTGGGTCTCGCAAGAAGAGTAAGAAGGATAATGTAACTCCATATGCAAATGCTAGTCTGTTTAGTCTTCTTACTTTCTCTTGGATGAGTCCGTTGCTTAAAGTCGGTTATAAGAAGACATTAGACATCGATGATGTTCCTCAGCTTGCTGATGACGATAGCGTTAATGGGGTCTTCCCTGTTTTCAAAAATAAGCTAGAAGAAGATAGTAGTAATGGAGTAGGAACACTAAAATTGGTGAAAGCGTTGTTTTTCACTGTTTGGAAAGAAGTGCTGTGGACAGCTTTGTTCGCGCTTGTATACACAGTGTCTTCTTATGTGGGTCCCTACCTTATCGATGCCTTTGTTCAATACCTCAATGGCCATAGTGAATTCGCGAATGAAGGGTATGTTTTGGTTTCCACATTCTTCATTGCGAAGATTATTGAATGCCTTTCGCAGCGGCGTTGGTTCTTTAAGCTGCAGCAGGCTGGAATCCGGGCCCGAGCAGCTTTGGTTGCAATGATTTATAAGAAGGGCCTGTCACTGTCAAGCCAGTCAAGGCAGGGCCATACCAGTGGAGAGATCATAAATTTCATGAGCGTCGATGCTGAGAGGGTGGGGGATTTCAGTTGGTATATGCATGAGCTATGGATAGTTCCTGTGCAAGTTATACTGGCTTTGCTGATCTTGTACAAGAATCTTGGGCTGGCTTCAATTGCGGCTTTTGTTGCAACTGTGGTTGTTATGTTGATGAATGTCCCGTTGGGGAAGTTACAAGAGAATTACCAGGGCAAGTTGATGAAATCTAAAGACGTACGGATGAAGGCGACGTCTGAGATCCTTCGGAACATGAGGATCCTCAAGCTCCAAGGGTGGGAGATGAAGTTCTTGTCCAAGATAGTTGAGCTAAGGAAAGATGAAACAAGCTGGTTGAAGAAATATGTGTACACCTCAGCCATGACCACATTTGTTTTCTGGGGTGCACCCACATTCGTGTCTGTGATCACGTTTGGAGCTTGTATGCTTATGGGGATACCGCTAGAATCGGGAAAGATTCTATCTGCTCTTGCGACATTCAGGATATTGCAGGAGCCCATTTATAATCTCCCCGATACGATTTCCATGGTTGCGCAGACAAAGGTTTCTCTTGATAGAATTTCGTCGTTCCTTCGCCTTGAAGACCTTCAGCCCGATGTTGTAGAGAGGCTTCCGGAAGGTAGTTCTGATGTTGCAGTTGAAATAAGCAATGGGAATTTCTCTTGGGATCTCTCTTCTGCGAATCCTACTTTGAAAGATTTGAATTTCCGAGTTTTGCATGGGATGAGGGTGGCCGTTTGTGGAACAGTTGGGTCGGGAAAGTCGAGCTTGCTTTCTTGCATCTTAGGAGAAGTGCCGAAGATATCTGGGACCATTAAATTGTGTGGGACCAAGGCCTATGTTGCTCAATCACCTTGGATACAGAGCGGGAAAATCGAAGAAAATATATTGTTTGGTAAGGAAATGGATAGGGAGAAGTATGAGCACGTTCTTGAAGCGTGTTCTCTGAAGAAAGACTTGGAGATTCTATCATTTGGCGATCAGACTGTCATTGGCGAGCGAGGAATCAACTTGAGTGGTGGCCAGAAGCAAAGAATACAGATCGCACGTGCTCTATACCAGGATGCAGACATTTATCTGTTTGACGATCCTTTTAGTGCTGTTGATGCTCATACAGGAACCCATTTATTTAAG GAGTGTCTGCTCGGGATTTTAGGATCGAAGACGGTGATCTATGTTACCCATCAAGTAGAGTTTTTGCCTTCCGCTGACCTTATCCTG GTAATGAGAGATGGGAGGATTACACAAGCCGGAAAATACAATGACATTCTCAATTCGGGAACAGATTTTATGGAACTTGTCGGTGCGCATAAGCAAGCCTTGTCAGCCCTTGATGCTGTGGAGACAGAGCCTGACTCACAAGCAAGTAATAGTGTGGAAGATGGTTCGTGTGATGCTGGAAGCAGAAAACAATCCCCACACAAGGACACAGAGAAGAGAGAGGATCAGAATGGTAAAATGGGTGAAATAATCGGGCAGAAGGGGCAGCTAGttcaagaagaagaaagggagaaaggcAAGGTTGGCCTATCAGTCTATTGGAAATACATTACAACGGCTTACGGAGGAGCTCTCGTACCATTCGTATTGCTGGCCCAGATTCTCTTTCAGGGTCTTCAGATTGGAAGCAATTACTGGATGGCTTGGGCGGCTCCTGTCTCAAAAGATACGAGAGCTCCAGTTGAAGGCTTGGTTCTCATTCTCGTCTATGTTGCTTTGGCCATTGGAAGCTCCATTTGTGTCTTTGTAAGATCGTTGATTCTCGTTACAGCTGGATATAAGACGGCGACTCAATTGTTCAATAAGATGCATATGTGTATATTCCGAGCTCCCATGTCATTCTTTGATTCCACTCCAAGCGGACGAATCCTCAATAGA CAATATTACATACCAACAGCACGAGAGTTAGCACGTCTTGTTGGAGTCTGCAAGGCTCCCAACATACAGCACTTTGCTGAATCTTTATCAGGATCGACGACAATCAGGAGTTTCGATCAGGAATCAAGATTCATGGATACGAACCTGTGTCTGATCGATGGGTATTCACGACCCAAGTTTCATACTGCTGGCGCAATGGAGTGGCTGTGCTTCCGCTTGGATAtgttatcatccatcacattcgcCTTTTGTTTGGTTTTCTTGATAACCATGCCAAAGGGTATAATAGATCCAG GCATTGCGGGCTTAGCAGTAACGTACGGACTTAATTTAAACATGATCGCAGGTTGGGTTGTATGGAATCTGTGCAATCTTGAGAACAAAATCATATCTGTTGAGAGAATATTTCAATACATTAGCATTTCTAGTGAGCCCCTTCTTGTCATAGAAACTAATAGGCCAGACCCTAACTGGCCAGCAGAAGGAAAAGttgatattcatgatttgcaG GTCCGTTATGCCCCACATATGCCTCTTGTTTTGAGAGGTCTTACATGCACTTTCCCAGCCGGGATGAAGACTGGTATCGTTGGGAGGACAGGCAGTGGAAAAACCACTCTCATACAGACACTCTTCCGCATTGTTGATCCAGTTGCGGGTAAGATTCTGATAGATGGCCTTGACATTTCTACTATAGGACTGCATGATCTGCGATCCAGATTGAGCATCATCCCGCAAGACCCGACTATGTTTGAAGGGACTGTGCGTAGTAACCTTGACCCTCTTGAAGAGTATACAGATGAACAGATTTGGGAG GCTCTAGATCGGTGCCAGCTAGGGGACGAAGTACGGAGAAAGGAAGGAAAGCTTGACTCTGCAG TGGTTGAAAATGGAGAGAACTGGAGCATGGGTCAGAGGCAGCTGGTGTGTCTGGGACGGGTGATACTGAAGAAGAGCAAGGTCTTGGTACTCGACGAAGCAACCGCTTCAGTTGATACTGCGACTGACAACCTAATTCAGCAAACACTAAGGCAACAGTTCTTTGGCTGTACAGTCATCACGATTGCACATCGGATAACATCCGTTCTACATAGCGACATGGTCTTGCTTCTTGATAATG